Below is a window of Candidatus Neomarinimicrobiota bacterium DNA.
GGAACATCACCGTTCACAAAACTCCAGACTCGCTCGGGGTTTACTCCTAACCCGATCAATTTCGCTGCTATCGTGTGCGCCTTTTCACTTGTATTGCTGAATCGGAAGGAGCCGGTATCAGCCATTATGGCGCTGTAAATAGACTCTGCCATTGAAAAAGTGATCTCGGCTTTCAAACCCGTCAGAAGATCGTAGATCAGTTCCCCCGTAGCCGATGCGGTCGTGTCCAGGTAGTAATGGGTAAATTTATCTTCTTCCTTCGGATGATGATCGATACATACCGTAGGAATATTATGAAAAGTGATCAATTGTCCTACTTCCTTCAATCGGTCGTAGTTACCGATGTCGAGCACGAAAGCGGTATCAAATTCCGGAAACAGAGCGGTGGATTTTTCCTCATCAAATTCTTCCACCTCGTGGTTAGATACCAAAAACCTGAAGTTATCGGGCATAGACGAACAATTAATTATATGTGGTTCTTTCCCGATTGATTTTAGATATTGATATAATGCTATTTCGGAACCGATCCCATCGCCGTCAGGGTTTACATGGGTAGTAATCAGGAAACACTGTCCTTTTTCTATAACGGACCTGATAGATTCAAAATCTCTCATTACGTTTTCATTCAAGCCGGTAATTCCTTCCTAAACAATATTTAAAAGATGATAAATC
It encodes the following:
- a CDS encoding bifunctional oligoribonuclease/PAP phosphatase NrnA, with translation MNENVMRDFESIRSVIEKGQCFLITTHVNPDGDGIGSEIALYQYLKSIGKEPHIINCSSMPDNFRFLVSNHEVEEFDEEKSTALFPEFDTAFVLDIGNYDRLKEVGQLITFHNIPTVCIDHHPKEEDKFTHYYLDTTASATGELIYDLLTGLKAEITFSMAESIYSAIMADTGSFRFSNTSEKAHTIAAKLIGLGVNPERVWSFVNGDVPPERIALLSEAMSRIEYAADGKFAWCVINRNMLKRAGAQSKDIEGFADFLRNIKGVKASVVVLEISDEVTKLSFRSKEKFDSNDFARRLGGGGHKYASGARVTEGYKKLIPKMLAEAEQLMSDTYKNNS